A window of the Euzebya pacifica genome harbors these coding sequences:
- a CDS encoding pyridoxamine 5'-phosphate oxidase family protein, with translation MSDISPPPRSADRRWTPAEDGRGEPGSDRVKVRRDTKKRGRYDAEAVHAILDATPFCHIAYVHDGHPIVIPTLQARIDDHVYLHASSGSRLGLSADTPWPISLSVTLIDGLVMARSGFHHSINYRSVVVVGDAVLVTDREEMLLALDTTVDHVAPGRAAELRRPTERELSATVVARLPLAEASVKTRTGPPNDEPEDMDLPVWAGVVPMTTTFGPPLPSPDLADDIPVSPSVRLLTG, from the coding sequence ATGAGCGACATCTCCCCGCCCCCGCGCAGCGCAGACCGTCGGTGGACCCCTGCCGAGGACGGCCGTGGCGAACCCGGATCGGATCGTGTGAAGGTGCGCCGCGACACCAAGAAGCGGGGCCGCTACGACGCCGAGGCGGTCCACGCCATCCTCGACGCCACCCCGTTCTGCCACATCGCCTACGTGCACGACGGCCACCCCATCGTCATCCCGACGCTGCAGGCCCGCATCGACGACCACGTCTACCTGCACGCCTCCTCCGGCAGCCGGCTGGGGCTCAGCGCCGACACGCCGTGGCCCATCTCGTTGTCGGTGACCCTGATCGACGGGCTGGTGATGGCCCGCTCCGGGTTCCACCACTCCATCAACTACCGCAGCGTCGTCGTGGTCGGTGATGCCGTGCTGGTCACCGATCGCGAGGAGATGCTGCTGGCGCTGGACACGACGGTCGATCACGTGGCGCCCGGGCGCGCAGCGGAGCTGCGACGACCGACCGAACGGGAGCTGTCGGCCACGGTCGTCGCGCGGCTGCCGCTGGCCGAGGCGTCGGTGAAGACGCGCACCGGCCCGCCCAACGACGAACCGGAGGACATGGACCTGCCGGTGTGGGCCGGGGTGGTGCCGATGACCACGACGTTCGGACCGCCGCTCCCCTCCCCCGACCTCGCCGACGACATC